The following proteins are co-located in the Vanessa cardui chromosome 15, ilVanCard2.1, whole genome shotgun sequence genome:
- the LOC124535939 gene encoding uncharacterized protein LOC124535939, whose product MQHPALLNLTYHLLSAVFICIHCAVNTFIMFSYIFIVILLLESVSSQINGEFWWLHDKASELRQLEAPPPKFDDIKEFDTDESAKVVFKDNDLNSKEISKHEKNKEMSMNQGKSQSIIYFQDRSELSKPAFIEENTFNSKTKNNITFLQENGENIFKSLSTKKSYELTNKSQNDGDEFVFIFPISNEILWEDGKKNFSSSSPIDSDMTKPNNILKKPNIIVNNKVWFEEETKLSESESICTFITKQECIRNNGTIHTPGSFHRNSIFNTHKLCCILPLTSNISTKTRQSNNYNKLKRYRRSNAIENFNAALKQRNALLERRQNTLKAQTPKLTVTTMRSKPINKIVTPEYVDPYWNVKNSKFRNPGLQSNMYTDYQNTKYDYGNSEYVDDYAVELPKPGLVGLYSDREDSRGQTSWKIKNMNKGIYYGATDSVSEEDDGEGDLPFGYSTFDPRLGDRVSTDNPRRVNRKPQRVILSTEDDNDSESQTINFHATPDFHVLHGFKLINLGKNTNRYVRKTTEQLYDKDDDTTSSFELTTSMTADSNEDYIDGIDLSQQIYKKCGKAIKKPVFDMNFDKYIAEGGCDPWLAFVVLTKRTQSILCYATIIHQRAAITAADCVHGKSPGEITTISGVWDLKANREASQTRMSTVYTHLFKPGELDNNIALLHWKRPLKIEPNVQPACLSDPHVGDDCYFVGWGGYDQALQPQPRRQHATTLTPQNCNQKLSAPDVDIPTGAFCASVKTRGTVTGIGGPLLCKNNDRISIVGVAVYREDIVVLLPTFDWIIKALQELRIN is encoded by the exons ATGCAACATCCTGCCCTTTTAAATTTAACCTATCACCTTTTATCCGCAGTTTTCATTTGCATTCACTGCGCCGTgaacacatttataatgttctcgtatatttttattgttatattgttgTTAGAATCTGTTTCGTCACAAATAAATGGTGAATTTTGGTGGTTGCATGACAAGGCTTCGGAATTACGTCAACTTGAAGCACCTCCGCCGAAATTTGATGATATTAAAGAATTTGATACTGATGAAAGTGCTAAAGTTGTTTTTAAGGATAATGATCTGAACTCCAAAGAAATAAGcaaacatgaaaaaaataaagaaatgtctATGAATCAGGGTAAGAGccaatctattatttattttcaagacaGAAGTGAACTATCTAAACCTGCCTTCATagaagaaaatacttttaatagtaaaaccaaaaataatatcacattCCTTCAAGAAAACggtgagaatatttttaaatcgctttctacaaaaaaaagttatgaatTGACTAATAAGTCGCAAAACGATGGAGacgaatttgtatttatttttccaatAAGTAATGAGATTTTATGGGAGGACGGcaaaaaaaattttagctcTTCATCTCCAATTGATTCTGATATGACTAAACCTAATAACATACTGAAGAAACCtaacataattgtaaataacaaaGTATGGTTTGAAGAAGAAACGAAGTTATCTGAATCAGAGAGCATATGTACTTTTATTACTAAACAAGAATGCATTCGAAATAATGGAACGATTCATACACCGGG GTCATTCCATAGGAACAGCATATTCAACACTCATAAACTTTGTTGTATACTCCCGCTGACTTCAAACATATCAACGAAAACTCGACAATCTAATAATTACAACAAGTTAAAACGATATAGACGTTCAAATGCCATCGAAAACTTTAATGCAGCTTTAAAGCAAAGAAATGCCTTGCTGGAAAGACGACAAAATACTTTAAAGGCTCAAACACCAAAATTAACAGTCACAACTATGCGCTCTAaacctattaataaaatagttacgcCAGAATATGTGGATCCATATTGGAATGTAAAAAACTCTAAATTTAGAAATCCAGGACTTCAAAGTAACATGTACACTGATTACCAAAATACTAAGTACGACTACGGTAACTCCGAATATGTAGATGATTATGCTGTAGAATTACCTAAGCCAGGTCTAGTCGGCCTTTATTCTGACCGCGAAGACTCACGAGGACAAACTAgttggaaaataaaaaatatgaataaaggaatttactATGGCGCCACAGATAGTGTCAGCGAAGAAGACGATGGTGAGGGTGATCTTCCATTTGGATACTCAACTTTCGATCCAAGACTAG GTGATCGTGTATCAACGGATAATCCTAGACGTGTGAATCGTAAGCCACAACGAGTAATTTTATCAACTGAAGATGACAATGATTCCGAAAGTCAAACAATTAATTTCCATGCAACTCCAGATTTCCATGTACTACATGGGTTTAAGCTCATTAATTTAGGCAAAAACACAAACAGATACGTAAGAAAAACAACAGAACAATTGTATGATAAGGACGATGATACAACATCGTCATTTGAGTTAACAACCTCAATGACCGCTGATTCTAATGAAGATTATATTGATGGAATTGATCTAAGTCaacagatttataaaaaatgtgggAAAGCCATAAAAAAACCTGTCTTCGACATGAACTTcg ATAAATATATCGCAGAAGGTGGATGCGATCCTTGGCTAGCGTTTGTCGTGTTAACCAAGAGAACGCAAAGTATCCTGTGTTACGCAACGATTATACATCAGCGGGCAGCCATCACTGCTGCGGATTGCGTTCATGG tAAATCACCGGGTGAAATTACAACTATCAGCGGTGTTTGGGACTTGAAGGCGAATAGAGAAGCTTCTCAAACCAGAATGTCGACAGTTTATACTCATCTGTTTAAGCCTGGCGAACTCGATAATAATATCGCTCTTTTg CACTGGAAACGGCCTTTGAAGATAGAGCCAAATGTCCAACCCGCGTGCCTCTCAGATCCACACGTAGGAGACGATTGTTACTTTGTCGGCTGGGGCGGTTACGATCAAG cATTACAACCGCAACCAAGACGACAGCATGCGACCACACTCACTCCACAGAATTGTAACCAAAAACTATCTGCGCCTGACGTTGATATACCCACCGGTGCTTTTTGTGCTTCTGTTAAAACTCGTGGAACTGTG aCGGGTATTGGTGGTCCACTTTTATGCAAGAATAATGATCGAATATCCATAGTGGGTGTAGCAGTTTACCGAGAAGACATCGTCGTACTTCTACCCACATTTGATTGGATAATTAAAGCTCTACAGGAGCtccgtataaattaa